In Anaerolineales bacterium, one DNA window encodes the following:
- the trpS gene encoding tryptophan--tRNA ligase codes for MVKKGRVFSGARPTGRQHLGNYLGAIKNYVALQDEYDCVYCIVDVHALTTVETTQDLKLNTFEMALDWLAAGIRPDDSILFVQSHVPEVMELHTYLSMVTQFGKLTDLPTFKEKVRQQPENVNYGLVGYPVLMTADIVLYKTEVVPVGIDQAPHIEFAREIVRSFNYRYKTKALIEPQVKHTEVLKVVGIDGQDKMSKSLNNHIELASTPEETVKRVREMVTDPARQRKTDPGNPDVCNVFTMHKIFSPQEEVDMINTECRRAGIGCVDCKLRFANNLNKHLETFRARRAELEIRPDYVKDVLINGGKRARAIAQKTMEEVREAMQLP; via the coding sequence ATGGTGAAAAAGGGAAGAGTATTTTCAGGTGCCCGCCCAACAGGGCGCCAGCATTTGGGGAATTACCTTGGTGCAATCAAGAATTATGTTGCGTTGCAGGATGAGTACGATTGTGTGTACTGCATCGTGGATGTCCACGCCCTGACGACGGTGGAGACCACACAGGATTTGAAATTAAACACCTTTGAAATGGCGTTGGACTGGCTCGCCGCAGGCATCCGCCCAGACGATTCAATTTTGTTCGTACAATCGCATGTTCCTGAAGTGATGGAGCTGCACACCTACCTTTCAATGGTGACCCAGTTCGGCAAATTGACCGATCTGCCGACCTTTAAGGAGAAGGTACGCCAGCAGCCTGAGAATGTGAATTATGGCCTGGTCGGTTATCCTGTGTTGATGACCGCGGATATTGTGCTGTACAAAACGGAGGTGGTTCCCGTCGGTATTGATCAGGCCCCGCACATCGAATTTGCGCGTGAGATCGTGCGTTCCTTCAACTATCGTTACAAGACCAAGGCGTTGATCGAGCCGCAGGTGAAGCATACCGAGGTTTTGAAGGTTGTCGGCATTGATGGTCAGGACAAGATGAGCAAGAGCTTGAACAACCATATTGAACTTGCATCCACGCCCGAAGAGACAGTCAAGCGGGTGCGCGAAATGGTAACGGACCCTGCGCGCCAGAGAAAGACAGACCCCGGCAACCCCGATGTGTGTAACGTGTTCACGATGCATAAAATTTTCTCCCCGCAGGAGGAAGTGGACATGATCAACACCGAATGCCGCCGGGCTGGAATCGGTTGTGTGGATTGCAAACTTCGCTTTGCGAACAATTTGAACAAGCATCTTGAGACGTTCCGTGCCAGACGCGCTGAATTGGAAATCAGGCCGGATTATGTCAAGGATGTGCTCATCAACGGCGGCAAACGCGCCCGCGCCATCGCGCAGAAAACGATGGAAGAAGTCCGCGAGGCGATGCAACTCCCGTAA